ATGGATAAGCAGAGGGGTGGAGGCAGCGGGGAGGCGTGAGGTCTGAGGACGTAATCACGTTGACCGTGTCCAGGATGTCCACGTCGTCCTCCTCCGTCAGGGTCGGTGAAGTTCATCTCCTTGATGCGCAGCTCACGGGGGCAGGCCATCAGCTGGTCCCAGATTTGGTCCGACTCCTTTTTAGGCGGTGGGGGCGGAGCAGTCGGCGTGGACGGGCTCTTGTCCAACAGCGACTGCGTTTGCTTCTCCAGCAGCTCGACCTCCGGCGGCGAACCCAGCCCCTTGACCAGGTCGCCGAACTTCTCAGCCACCGCCCGCACGTTGCCCTGGTTGTCCAGGTGGCTTATATCCGTCTTCTTGATGTTCTCCTCGTTCGCCTGTTGCCGGGCCTCTAGTGTGGAGATGCGGTTGGCCAGGTCCTGGCTCACGCTCTGCTTCTCAtccttctcagtctctttctccttctcctcctcatctagTGGCTTTTTGTTCTGGCTGTAGAGTTTGTCCAGCTTGAAGCGGGAGCCGTTGAGCACCTTACTACATTGGTCATTGGCATCCACATCTTCGGACCACTGGCCTGAAATGAGAGGACACGATCAGGACAACATGTGCAGATTGAGGTTATATGAGTAGTGAAAACCCATACCCTCAGTGACTTATAGTACCTCTGTGCTATGAGTAACCGTACAGGAATTTTGAGTGAGCGTGGTGTTAGTGTTAGGACAACTGTGTTTCTCCTACCTGAGTTATTATCACCGCTGagcttctcctccttctcctctctctccagtgtgcTGCTTGCTGAGGAGATGCTGGAGGCTGAGCAGTTGTCCTTCTCGTTCACCTCCTCGTTctgccctctccttctcactcaggaggctgctctcctccacctccaccaagATACGCTCCTTTTCGGACTCCTCTTCACCCTCCATCTCTAactcagcctcctcctcttcctcctcctctacctcttcctccacacctgtcttctcttcttcttcctccaccTGTGGCTGCCGCTCCGCTCCTGGCTTCTCCTCTACCGCctgctcctcactcctctcctgctgctcctctaTCTGCGGTGCCTCCGGTTGCGTCTCCTCCGCAGGTCTGTCAGGCTGCGCTGGCGTCGGGACGAGCTCCTCAGCTGACTGCCGCTGGTCTGGGCCAGAGGGGGAGTGTGGGGAAGCGCCTGAGGGAGGTTCTGAGGGGGAGGCAGACGGTGGCGGCTCCACTTTCTGAACGGGCAGGAGTCTGTGGGTCACGGCTTGGCTTAGACCGGGGCTCATTTACTGAAGGACGtgggaaaaaaaggaagcaaacatgagagaggcagagacagagagaaacaggcagacaaGAGTTTTTGTACAGAAAaattccctctccttctctgggaATGAGACTCGGAAAGCCATACATTTCAATTGCCCTCAAGTGCATTTTAAGTACCTGTCTAATAGTGGTAATTACTTCAAGAGAacaatctgttttttttagataaacactGATATCAAATTGAGGGACACTGAACAACAGCCCTTGCACTCTTTTGTTAATCAGCCTTTGTGATGGTGTTTGGCATCTGTGTGTATAGCGTTACATACTCTAGTGATAGAGATTAGACATAGCTTACAGTCTGTCTCACACCACAGCTGTAGGTACCCCTTCCCAACAATTAATTCACTCCATATGAGCCACTCGTGCTCATTATTAATATATACAAACCGGTCCTCTGTCTGCATTCCTCTCTAACCACAGGCGGTGTATTCAAACACTCGTCTTCCTATCTCCATGAGgaaaagtgaaaaaaatgtCTTCCACACAGGAGGATGTCAAAACAAACCCAATATTGCTGGGAGGTATGGGCTCTCACAAACACTAATGTGGTGGATAATGGCTTTTAAACTACTCAAAAATGTCAGCACATGTGTATTAGAAAAAGTAATGACACTCTCACTCTTCATATCCGTTGTCACTGTTTATATTAAACTGCTTACGGGAAGCCATTTCTTTGATGTGTGTTGTAGGTCTCTAACAGTAgtggatataaaaaaaaataatgtatatgCCTTGTGCCGACGTGTAGGGTCTCCGCCATGAGTTATAGGCCTACTGTACGGAAACATGGACATTCTTTGGGTGTATTTAAACACTGTGGGTTGGACAACTCCTAAAAACACCACATGTTTCAGCCAGCTTTCTCATCCTGCCTTCCGGAAGGGATAATGCTGGTGGACTGACACTGTGCCGTGTCACCGCCAGagcaaagcagagcagagcagagcagagcagagcagatcaGACGTCGGTGGAACTGGTCAGCTACAGTGGTAGCAGCTTCAGCTACATGATAGAAGCGCTTAGCCTCTCGTTTTCCCTCTCTAGCTGGACGGAAACCCCAGATCCCCACCGCCAGCTGACCTTCAGCGTCTGACTGAATGGAATTCCTTCGACTTCGTGTCCAACGTTTTTGCTGGCGTTTGAAAAACAAGTCAATAAAACAGAAATTCCCACTGCGCCATGAGAGCAAGCTCCTCGCCAAAGAAGAATCCAAAACCGTTCATATTTCCGTTTGATCCGTATGCATGAGGATCCATCTGTGAGGCGCTCGGAGCGGGAGGAGTTGCTCAGCACCCTCACCTCTTCCTGGGTCTCCGGTTCCCTCTCTTCCcacagtggaggagggaggCTTGGGGTTAGGGATGCAAGGAgaggcctcagacacacacaacgccCTGCTCCCACCACAGCCCAGACCGGAGGCCGACCGCACTAAAAATCACATTACAAATAAGCCGGGCTGGGGCAGCCGGAGCCGTGGTGTGGTGCAGTTTCCACAGAGTTGACCATGACAGCAGCCAGACACCCCAGCCAGACCCTTCTCCCAGGAGTGAGGCTCAAGCAGACCACTTGTTTGTCTGCGCTGCTGGAGTGCAGCGATGGTCACCCAGAGACCATTCAGGCAGACCAGAGATGGTCACCCAAAGACCATTCAGGCAGACCAGAGATGGTCACCC
The sequence above is drawn from the Clupea harengus unplaced genomic scaffold, Ch_v2.0.2, whole genome shotgun sequence genome and encodes:
- the LOC122132562 gene encoding uncharacterized protein C53C9.2-like, producing MSPGLSQAVTHRLLPVQKVEPPPSASPSEPPSGASPHSPSGPDQRQSAEELVPTPAQPDRPAEETQPEAPQIEEQQERSEEQAVEEKPGAERQPQVEEEEEKTGVEEEVEEEEEEEAELEMEGEEESEKERILVEVEESSLLSEKE